The DNA sequence CTGCATTTTGGGATACCGGAGAAGAAAAATATGCTAAAAAAGCTTTAGCCAAAGACTTTATAGACCTAAATCTGCCAAAAGGCAGAAAACAAGGCATACAAGGACCTCTGGATGCATCTAAATGGTTTCGATCTGTAGTGCCTGACCTTAAAGCAGAAATCAAGGAACTCATTGTCGGAGGAGATACGGTTGTCTCACGCCTTAACTTTACAGGTCACTTCAAAGGAAAGTTTCACAACACACAAGGAAAGGGACAGCTTATTGATTTTGATGCTGTAGATATATATACTATAAAAAATGGGAAAATTAAGACCAATTGGCACCTAGAAGACATACAAACACTTTTGTCTCAACTTAATAACCCCCATGTAAACAAAAATTTTAAACTTAGCAGTACAACGATTAAGGACGGCGGCAAGGTTGACCCCCAACACTATTGGAATCAATTTGGATGTTCAGGTGACAATACCCGTCCGGAACTACGCTGGGAGGGTGTACCAAAAGATGCCAAATCTTTGGCTATTACATTTTATGACAAGGATGCGCCTACGGGGAGTGGTTTTTGGCATTGGATAGCCTATGACATTCCTGTAAATACCACAAAGCTAGACAGCGCAAGCCTTCCTGAAGGTACTAAAGAGGGGAAAACAGATATGGACAAAGCGGGATTTTTTGCGCCATGTCCACCTCCTGGACGCATACATACATACACTTTTACCCTGCATGCTATGGATGTAGATAAGCTTGATGTACCCAAGGGTGTATCTGGAGCAGTGACACGATTTTACATAGAAAATCATACAATAGACAAGGCCACACTCAGTGCAACAGCAGGGCCGAGGAAATAGGCAGGAGATAGTGCATGAAAAGATTATTATGTAGTTTAAGTATCGTGTTGTTTTTTCCTGTAATACAATATGCCAAGCCAGTAGAGATGGAAATATATGCTAAAGTAGATCAGGCTGTTGGCAATATTGCCTATACATACAAAGGAGAATTGGTCTACAGTAACCATCCCTTCTATGCACCAAAAATTCGCGTCATGCACTATGATGCGAAGACAAAAAACAACACCTTATCCAAATCTTGCATGGAATACACCTAGAAAATCTGATGACCTTTGGTTTGACTCAGTACTTGGTATTCGAAATGATAGCAAGGGAGTGATCTGGATACTGGATATGGGACAAAGAGAGGGATTGACACCTAAAATAGTGGGTTGGAACACACATACTGATTCACTTGAACAAATATACTATATTCCTAAACCGGCAAGTGTTGAGACTTCACAGCTTAATGATTTTCTCATTGATGAGATGCATGGTGTATTTATTATTGCTGATGAGGATATTGGTTGTGGTCAATCAAGGTTTGGATGCTGGCAATGTTATGTTGTACGTGATAATGACAAAAGTTTAGATGGCTTAATGAAGAGTGGTTATGAAAATATTGAACTTTATAAAAAATATAGAGAGCAATATTGGAATTTTACACAGTTAGGTTGGGAAAACACTAGAGATGTATATTCGCATAGAACACAACAACGAGAATATTTTGATGCAAAATACAATCGTGATGGTATGACTAAACCAAAAGGTGTAATGTTAAAAGCAAGAAAGCATTTTTTTGTTGAGTTATTAAAACTAAATGCAAAACTAGATTATGATATTATTTATGCTAACGAGATTCATTTAATTCAAGAACGTTGGTTGTAAGAAGGAGACCTAGAGTTAAATACATTTAAGGAAGCTAGCAAATTTGGTATTAAAATTCCAATAGAATTAAAACATGAAATATATATAAGAAGAAAAATGGCAAAAGATTTCTATCTTCATCTGTTTTTCCTTCTGTGTTCAATATTTTATCTAATTGACACAGAATTATTTACAGTCCCCTTAAGAGGGAATTATGGACGAGAAAATTTTCTCTTATGGGATTAGCTTAGATAGGCAGTACTCTAATGCTTGAGTCAAGCTTCTCTTTGAGGATGTTCTCGATAGCAAAGAGTGTTCCAGTAGAAGCACTAGCGCAACCATTACAGGCACCAAGATAGCGGATATAAATATCAATATGCTCTTCATTATCTTTAATGTCGAGAATCTCCATATCTCCACCATCCATAATAAGCATTTGGCGGATATTTTCATCAATAACCTTGTCAACGGCTTTAATTTTTTGAACAATGGTCATAGATTTGAAATTGCCCGATCCATTGCTAAGTGTTGCGGCATTTGCTATTTTCTCTTTTTCATACTCTTCAAGTAGGTCAACAAGGTAGATATCTTTCTCTTCGTGACCACCTGGCTTGATACATGATTTACAGAAAGCACCCGCTTTGGTATAGTCGGTAATCTGCTCTACTGTGGTTAAGTCATTTAGTCGGATTACTTCTCGCAAAGTAGAGAGGCTAACACGTGCACATTCGCAGACAATAATCTCTTCTTCAAAAGAGTCAATGTCAACACCCTTATACTGTGCTGCTGCTTTTTTGATAACATCGTATGCCATGACTGAGCAATGCATTTTTTGTGGTGGAACAGCTGGGACATTAGGTTCATCGCGCATTGCTTTCTCGACATCAATATTGGTAATTTTGATTGCCTCATCAACAGTTTTGCCTCTACAAAGTTCTGCCATTGTGTCTGAAGAGGCGATCGCAGTACCACAACCGAAGCTTTTGAACTTTGATTCTTTGATAACATCAGTTTTGGTATCTACTGCCCAGTAGAGCCGTACCGCATCTCCACAACTTTCTGCACCAAAATCAGCAACAATCAGTTTTGCACCCATTGCTTCAGCTTCTTTTTCAGTAATCTCTCCCATATTCTTAGGGTTATTCATTAGCTCTGTAACTTTATTGCTATACTCATCCCAGATGGTACCGCCAACTAGATTGTCTATTCCCATTTTCTATCCTTTTTTCATATACTTTTTATTCTACTCATTGTGCTTCTTGCCGTGAAATAAGATTAGTGGTGTGCATTCAGTCCACTCTCATGCCCTTGGGGTGCATAAGCATAGGAGCTAGAGATACCCCTGAGTCGCTCTACAGCCTTTTTAACTATTTTAAGTGTATAGTCCAATTCTTCTTGTGTTGTGTAGCGACTTAGTGAGAATCGGATGGCAGTATGTGCTAGGTCTTCTGCTGCACCGATAGCCTCCATAACTGAGTTAGCTTCAAGATCTTCACTCGCACAGGCACTTCCTGTACTTGCTGCAATACCAGCACGATTAAGGTCCCATAACATTGCTTCACCTTCAATTCCTCTAAAAGAGATCAATGTGGTATTGGGGGTACGTTTATTTCTTGGTGTTACCACAAAGGTATCAGAAATCTCAAGTAGTGCATTTTCGAACTCATCTCGCATCTCTTTAACCTCACTCATCTCAAAATCAAGTGCATCGATTGCTTGTTCCATGGCCTTTCCCATACCAATAATGCCAGCAACATTAAGTGTACCGGAGCGGTAGCCACCCATTTGGGAACCTCCATGAAAATATGGTGTAAGCTCTTTGCCTTTTTTGATATAGAGTGCACCAACCCCTTTTGGTCCATGGAACTTATGTGCCGAAAAAGTGAGGTAGTCAACATTCATTTTTTGTACATCTACTGATACTTTTCCAATTGCCTGAACAGCATCGGTATGAAATGGTACCCCAAGTTCTGCACAGATATCTCCTATCTCGCAGACGGGGAAAATGGCACCAGTTTCATTGTTTGCCCACATCATGGACACCAATGCAGTTTTGTCAGTAATTACCTCCCTGAGTTTCTCTGGTTCCACAAGACCCTCATGGTTGATTGGAAGATAGGTGACCTTGCAGCCCATACTTTCTATCCACTTGGCAGTAGCAATGACAGAAGGATGTTCTACCTCAGAAATAATAATATGGTTCTTTTTTCCCGTAAGTATCTGCTCAAAGTAGATACTTTTAAGTACCCAATTGTTGCTCTCTGTCGCACAAGAGGTGATAACGACACTGTCTTCTTTAGAGGCATGAATACCAGCATAAATCTTCTCCATTGCCATTTTAATTGCAGGGTGTGTTTCACTGGCAAAAGAGTGTAATGAATTAGGGTTTCCATATTTCTGCACAAAGTAGGGTTCCATCTCTGCAAAGACGTGTGGATCGACAATGGTTGTAGCATTGTTGTCTAGATAAACTCGCATAAAATTCCTTTGAGAACGATTCTCATTTTAACTGAGACTAATTTAGTCCGAATTGATTTTCTGCATCATACGCTATTTTGCTTAAATTGAGATAAAAAAACGTTTCAAAGGAAGAAAAAAGTCTTCTTGCAAGTGCCACCTTCTTAAAAATTTGAAGGTGTTGGTGTATTGATAAGGTTATAGAACTCATTGCGTGTACGTTCATCTTTTTTGAAGAGTCCTCGAAGTGCAGAAGAGACAGTTGTAGAGTTAATTTTCTGTACACCACGCATCTCCATACACATATGGCGTGCATGGAGTACAACT is a window from the Sulfurovum sp. genome containing:
- a CDS encoding NifS family cysteine desulfurase, with protein sequence MRVYLDNNATTIVDPHVFAEMEPYFVQKYGNPNSLHSFASETHPAIKMAMEKIYAGIHASKEDSVVITSCATESNNWVLKSIYFEQILTGKKNHIIISEVEHPSVIATAKWIESMGCKVTYLPINHEGLVEPEKLREVITDKTALVSMMWANNETGAIFPVCEIGDICAELGVPFHTDAVQAIGKVSVDVQKMNVDYLTFSAHKFHGPKGVGALYIKKGKELTPYFHGGSQMGGYRSGTLNVAGIIGMGKAMEQAIDALDFEMSEVKEMRDEFENALLEISDTFVVTPRNKRTPNTTLISFRGIEGEAMLWDLNRAGIAASTGSACASEDLEANSVMEAIGAAEDLAHTAIRFSLSRYTTQEELDYTLKIVKKAVERLRGISSSYAYAPQGHESGLNAHH
- a CDS encoding YbhB/YbcL family Raf kinase inhibitor-like protein, encoding MTNTTKIITTLCALSVLSLAEVLPLPKVDTLKSVTKEDKVLIDVARTYAAFWDTGEEKYAKKALAKDFIDLNLPKGRKQGIQGPLDASKWFRSVVPDLKAEIKELIVGGDTVVSRLNFTGHFKGKFHNTQGKGQLIDFDAVDIYTIKNGKIKTNWHLEDIQTLLSQLNNPHVNKNFKLSSTTIKDGGKVDPQHYWNQFGCSGDNTRPELRWEGVPKDAKSLAITFYDKDAPTGSGFWHWIAYDIPVNTTKLDSASLPEGTKEGKTDMDKAGFFAPCPPPGRIHTYTFTLHAMDVDKLDVPKGVSGAVTRFYIENHTIDKATLSATAGPRK
- a CDS encoding iron-sulfur cluster assembly scaffold protein, which translates into the protein MGIDNLVGGTIWDEYSNKVTELMNNPKNMGEITEKEAEAMGAKLIVADFGAESCGDAVRLYWAVDTKTDVIKESKFKSFGCGTAIASSDTMAELCRGKTVDEAIKITNIDVEKAMRDEPNVPAVPPQKMHCSVMAYDVIKKAAAQYKGVDIDSFEEEIIVCECARVSLSTLREVIRLNDLTTVEQITDYTKAGAFCKSCIKPGGHEEKDIYLVDLLEEYEKEKIANAATLSNGSGNFKSMTIVQKIKAVDKVIDENIRQMLIMDGGDMEILDIKDNEEHIDIYIRYLGACNGCASASTGTLFAIENILKEKLDSSIRVLPI